A stretch of the Solanum dulcamara chromosome 6, daSolDulc1.2, whole genome shotgun sequence genome encodes the following:
- the LOC129891136 gene encoding probable 1-acylglycerol-3-phosphate O-acyltransferase isoform X1 — MSIRLRRLSNSLVKMAEQTNSSAAGAKRWSFWPSLLRWIPTSTDHIITAEKRLLSLVRTPYTQEQVNIGSGPPGSKVRWFRSVSNEPRFINTVTFDSKEGSPTLVMVHGYGASQGFFFRNFDALAKHFKVIAIDQLGWGGSSRPDFTCKSTEETENWFIDSFEEWRKAKNLSNFILLGHSFGGYVAAKYALKHPEHVQQLILVGPAGFTSETEHMSEWMTQFRATWKGAVLNHLWEANFTPMKLIRGLGPWGPDLVRRYTNARFTAYSNGDDLTEESSRLLSDYVYHTLAAKSSGELCLKYIFSFGAFAKSPLLYRAPDWKVPTAFIYGHEDWMNYQGAQQARKNMKVPCEIIRVPQAGHFVFMENTSAFHSAVLYACRRFISPQKDNDSLPEGLISV; from the exons ATGAGCATTAGACTAAGGAGGTTGTCGAATTCATTGGTAAAAATGGCGGAACAAACCAATTCATCAGCCGCCGGAGCAAAACGGTGGTCTTTTTGGCCTTCTCTTCTTCGTTGGATACCTACATCTACTGATCACATCATCACTGCTGAAAAGCGCCTTCTTTCTCTTGTTAG GACTCCTTATACTCAAGAGCAGGTCAACATTGGGTCTGGTCCTCCAGGTTCAAAAGTTAGATGGTTTCGATCGGTGAGCAATGAGCCGAGATTTATCAATACTGTTACTTTTGACAGTAAAGAGGGTTCTCCTACTCTTGTTATGGTCCATGGTTATGGTgcctctcaaggtttcttctttcgGAATTTTGATGCCCTTGCAAAGCATTTCAAAGTAATTGCTATTGATCAGCTTGG CTGGGGTGGATCAAGCAGGCCTGACTTCACATGCAAAAGTACTGAAG AGACTGAAAATTGGTTTATCGATTCCTTTGAGGAGTGGCGCAAAGCCAAAAATCTTAGCAACTTCATTTTACTTGGGCACTCTTTTGGAGGGTATGTCGCTGCAAAATATGCTCTCAAG CATCCTGAGCATGTTCAGCAGTTGATTCTGGTAGGACCAGCTGGATTTACATCAGAGACTGAACATATGTCCGAGTGGATGACCCAGTTCAGAGCAACTTGGAAGGGAGCTGTCTTGAATCATCTGTGGGAGGCTAATTTTACCCCGATGAAACTTATCAG AGGCTTAGGCCCATGGGGTCCAGACCTTGTTCGCAGATACACAAATGCTAGATTTACTGCATATTCTAATGGAGATGATTTGACTGAGGAGTCGTCCAGACTACTCTCAG ATTATGTATATCACACTTTGGCTGCAAAATCTAGTGGAGAGCTAtgcttaaaatatattttttcctttggaGCATTTGCCAAGAGTCCTCTTTTATACAG AGCACCAGATTGGAAGGTGCCAACAGCTTTCATATATGGACACGAAGATTGGATGAATTACCAAGGAGCGCAACAAGCAAGGAAGAATATgaaggttccatgtgaaatCATTAGGGTCCCCCAG GCTGGTCACTTTGTATTTATGGAGAACACATCAGCATTCCATTCTGCTGTACTCTATGCTTGCCGTAGATTTATATCACCACAGAAGGACAATGACTCGCTTCCTGAAGGCTTGATATCTGTCTGA
- the LOC129891136 gene encoding 1-acylglycerol-3-phosphate O-acyltransferase isoform X2 yields MSIRLRRLSNSLVKMAEQTNSSAAGAKRWSFWPSLLRWIPTSTDHIITAEKRLLSLVSWGGSSRPDFTCKSTEETENWFIDSFEEWRKAKNLSNFILLGHSFGGYVAAKYALKHPEHVQQLILVGPAGFTSETEHMSEWMTQFRATWKGAVLNHLWEANFTPMKLIRGLGPWGPDLVRRYTNARFTAYSNGDDLTEESSRLLSDYVYHTLAAKSSGELCLKYIFSFGAFAKSPLLYRAPDWKVPTAFIYGHEDWMNYQGAQQARKNMKVPCEIIRVPQAGHFVFMENTSAFHSAVLYACRRFISPQKDNDSLPEGLISV; encoded by the exons ATGAGCATTAGACTAAGGAGGTTGTCGAATTCATTGGTAAAAATGGCGGAACAAACCAATTCATCAGCCGCCGGAGCAAAACGGTGGTCTTTTTGGCCTTCTCTTCTTCGTTGGATACCTACATCTACTGATCACATCATCACTGCTGAAAAGCGCCTTCTTTCTCTTGTTAG CTGGGGTGGATCAAGCAGGCCTGACTTCACATGCAAAAGTACTGAAG AGACTGAAAATTGGTTTATCGATTCCTTTGAGGAGTGGCGCAAAGCCAAAAATCTTAGCAACTTCATTTTACTTGGGCACTCTTTTGGAGGGTATGTCGCTGCAAAATATGCTCTCAAG CATCCTGAGCATGTTCAGCAGTTGATTCTGGTAGGACCAGCTGGATTTACATCAGAGACTGAACATATGTCCGAGTGGATGACCCAGTTCAGAGCAACTTGGAAGGGAGCTGTCTTGAATCATCTGTGGGAGGCTAATTTTACCCCGATGAAACTTATCAG AGGCTTAGGCCCATGGGGTCCAGACCTTGTTCGCAGATACACAAATGCTAGATTTACTGCATATTCTAATGGAGATGATTTGACTGAGGAGTCGTCCAGACTACTCTCAG ATTATGTATATCACACTTTGGCTGCAAAATCTAGTGGAGAGCTAtgcttaaaatatattttttcctttggaGCATTTGCCAAGAGTCCTCTTTTATACAG AGCACCAGATTGGAAGGTGCCAACAGCTTTCATATATGGACACGAAGATTGGATGAATTACCAAGGAGCGCAACAAGCAAGGAAGAATATgaaggttccatgtgaaatCATTAGGGTCCCCCAG GCTGGTCACTTTGTATTTATGGAGAACACATCAGCATTCCATTCTGCTGTACTCTATGCTTGCCGTAGATTTATATCACCACAGAAGGACAATGACTCGCTTCCTGAAGGCTTGATATCTGTCTGA